The Rhodothermales bacterium genome contains a region encoding:
- a CDS encoding zinc-binding dehydrogenase: protein MLTEEYTLLSLPEELSFVDGAIISCGFGTSFQGVRRANVSGYDTVLVVGLGPVGLAAAIISKARGAKVIGVDISPERVATAEKHGCDLGLVAGDGVLDQIKEYTNGHGVEVSLECSASQAGRMLSLESARLWGRVVFLGEHGNLDFNPSFTVIQKQLTLHGSWMSGISEMEDTIEHMVRWKIRPEEIVTHTFPLTQVKEAFELSDAGEAGKVVFVWD from the coding sequence ATGCTCACCGAGGAATACACGCTGCTCAGTCTCCCGGAAGAACTGAGTTTTGTCGACGGCGCCATCATCTCCTGCGGTTTTGGCACGTCATTCCAGGGTGTGCGTCGGGCGAATGTATCCGGCTATGACACTGTTCTGGTCGTGGGCCTCGGTCCTGTCGGCCTTGCCGCGGCCATAATCTCCAAGGCGCGCGGTGCGAAAGTGATTGGTGTGGACATCAGCCCGGAGAGAGTGGCGACCGCTGAAAAACACGGGTGTGACCTGGGACTCGTTGCTGGTGATGGCGTCCTCGATCAAATAAAGGAGTACACAAACGGACACGGCGTCGAAGTGTCTCTGGAGTGCTCTGCCTCCCAGGCTGGCCGCATGCTCTCTCTGGAATCAGCCCGGCTCTGGGGCAGGGTCGTATTCCTGGGCGAACACGGCAACCTGGATTTCAATCCGAGTTTCACCGTCATTCAGAAGCAACTCACGCTCCACGGGTCCTGGATGTCCGGTATCTCCGAGATGGAAGACACGATCGAGCACATGGTGCGCTGGAAGATAAGACCGGAGGAAATCGTTACCCACACGTTCCCGCTGACGCAGGTGAAAGAGGCTTTCGAGCTCTCCGACGCCGGCGAGGCCGGGAAGGTTGTCTTCGTCTGGGATTAA